The following proteins are co-located in the Rippkaea orientalis PCC 8801 genome:
- a CDS encoding caspase family protein — MAKIAMLIGVSEYKSGLLPLPSAIRDIEAMKKVLSDPQIGEFKTVGVLSNPDPATIQIDLQAISSLTRDKNDLIFLFFSGYILQDERGKLYFATRSTGKPLSKERLQTSTVSFEFIKDLLDKCQSRRQIIVLDCCLSGAFTEDLQTDKRTINIRSQLGAEGRAILTADNSTDYSFVHKEDRLSVYTNYLVEGLETGMADRDQDAMVAVEEWHEYAQEKVLEIAPTVKPEIYAIKESYKILLAKVSPNNAKHQYYQEVKRLISNGNISSDNYLQLKQKQLLLNISPEDAQNIEVTTVKFYQNYQKKLARYEETLAQVIAEYGTLNDKIRLNLKQLQQVLGIKTKDIQAIEKRLTQIKSQLVVDTAPLPESLATPIPLNPDFVELCKQELASYVGPMANMMVKEALAGKSKSDISCQQLVEAIASKIRNLQQAETFKRKLLLSLCDQ, encoded by the coding sequence ATGGCCAAGATAGCAATGTTGATTGGAGTGAGTGAGTACAAAAGTGGCTTGCTACCTCTGCCTAGCGCAATTAGGGATATTGAGGCAATGAAGAAGGTTTTATCTGATCCTCAGATTGGAGAATTTAAGACTGTCGGAGTTTTATCTAATCCCGATCCTGCCACCATACAGATTGACCTACAGGCGATATCCTCCTTAACTCGGGATAAAAATGATTTAATTTTTCTCTTTTTTTCGGGTTATATCCTTCAAGATGAACGGGGAAAACTTTATTTTGCCACCCGAAGTACAGGTAAACCCCTATCTAAAGAACGCCTGCAAACGAGTACAGTTTCTTTTGAATTTATCAAAGACCTTTTAGATAAATGTCAATCTCGACGGCAAATTATCGTCCTTGATTGTTGTTTGAGTGGAGCCTTTACTGAAGACTTACAAACCGATAAAAGAACTATTAATATTAGATCGCAATTAGGGGCAGAAGGACGAGCGATCCTCACGGCAGATAATTCAACGGACTATTCTTTTGTACACAAAGAAGATCGACTCTCCGTTTACACGAATTATCTCGTTGAAGGACTAGAAACTGGCATGGCTGATCGGGATCAAGATGCGATGGTAGCAGTAGAAGAGTGGCACGAATATGCTCAAGAGAAAGTTCTAGAAATTGCCCCGACAGTTAAACCTGAAATTTATGCCATCAAAGAAAGTTACAAAATTTTGTTAGCCAAAGTGTCTCCTAATAATGCCAAACACCAGTATTATCAAGAAGTTAAACGCTTGATCAGTAATGGCAACATTTCTTCAGATAATTATCTTCAGTTAAAGCAAAAACAATTACTCTTAAATATTAGTCCTGAAGATGCACAAAACATCGAAGTAACGACTGTAAAATTTTATCAAAACTATCAAAAAAAATTAGCCCGTTATGAAGAAACTTTAGCTCAAGTCATAGCTGAATATGGTACACTTAATGATAAAATTCGCCTCAATTTAAAACAGTTACAGCAAGTTTTAGGCATCAAAACTAAAGATATTCAGGCGATTGAAAAGCGACTTACTCAGATAAAATCTCAACTCGTTGTTGATACTGCCCCACTTCCAGAAAGTCTTGCGACTCCCATTCCCCTTAATCCCGATTTTGTTGAGCTATGTAAACAAGAATTAGCCAGCTATGTCGGACCGATGGCTAACATGATGGTCAAAGAAGCTCTTGCCGGGAAATCCAAATCTGACATATCCTGTCAGCAATTAGTTGAGGCAATAGCCAGTAAAATTCGTAACCTTCAACAGGCTGAAACCTTCAAGAGAAAATTGTTACTCTCTCTTTGTGATCAATAG
- the prmA gene encoding 50S ribosomal protein L11 methyltransferase — MSISWWEISVLCHPNLEESIFWRLDQFGCSGTARETKGKSFLIRAYVPKMQAQTLDLAALSLWLKQDAILLDSPPPLTHWKLIDDEDWASSWKDHWQPTEVGDRFLIYPAWLTLPQDGDRLILRLDPGAAFGTGTHPTTQLCLESLEMRLSVPNKEIIIADIGCGSGILSIGAVLLGATKVYAVDIDPLAVDAARSNRHLNQIHPATLVINQGSVAEVLELAPEGVDGILCNILAEVIIELIPQWTALAKPHAWAILSGILIDQSQAIADTLEQYGWVVAALWKQGEWSCLHVRRS; from the coding sequence ATGTCAATTAGTTGGTGGGAAATTAGCGTCCTGTGTCACCCCAATTTGGAAGAGTCCATTTTTTGGCGGTTGGATCAATTTGGCTGTTCAGGAACGGCCAGGGAAACAAAAGGCAAATCCTTTCTAATTCGCGCCTATGTGCCCAAAATGCAAGCTCAAACTCTGGATCTGGCTGCCTTATCCCTGTGGCTAAAACAGGACGCTATCCTACTGGACTCACCCCCTCCGTTGACCCATTGGAAGTTAATTGATGATGAAGACTGGGCCAGCAGTTGGAAAGACCATTGGCAACCTACAGAAGTCGGGGATCGCTTTCTCATCTATCCGGCTTGGTTAACCCTTCCCCAAGACGGCGATCGCCTCATTTTACGCCTTGATCCCGGCGCAGCCTTTGGGACGGGAACCCATCCCACCACTCAACTCTGTTTAGAGTCCCTGGAAATGCGTCTCTCAGTCCCCAACAAGGAGATCATTATTGCCGATATTGGCTGTGGATCGGGGATTCTCTCCATTGGAGCAGTCTTATTAGGGGCAACCAAAGTCTATGCAGTGGATATTGACCCCTTAGCAGTCGATGCTGCCCGCAGTAACCGTCATCTCAACCAAATTCATCCAGCTACCTTGGTGATTAATCAAGGCAGTGTAGCTGAAGTCTTAGAATTAGCCCCAGAGGGGGTTGATGGCATTTTATGTAATATTCTCGCTGAAGTTATTATTGAGCTCATTCCCCAATGGACAGCTTTAGCTAAACCCCATGCTTGGGCAATTTTAAGTGGTATTTTAATCGATCAATCCCAGGCGATCGCCGATACCCTAGAACAATACGGTTGGGTTGTCGCTGCCCTTTGGAAACAGGGAGAATGGTCTTGTCTCCACGTTCGACGGAGTTAG
- a CDS encoding class I SAM-dependent methyltransferase, whose amino-acid sequence MICRVCDSSNLELAIDLGHQPWCNHFLKSEEVGKEPFYPLRVLYCHDCGTVQLDYTVKKEIMFGDHTYLSGVTKSLSEHFKNIAQEIDDRFFKNTPNKSVLDIGSNDGTQLKHFQALGYDVLGVESSKTTAKIATDAGVPTLNDFFNLEVVKRLDRQFHAINAAGVFFHLEELHSVTEGIREALREDGVFVVQFLYMKRIVDNLAFDQIYHEHLLYYNLNTIEVLLNRHGLSMFDAYLSPIHGGSIIGFVTHKGTKEPSERLLKMRQAEVDEKSNELSTYLDFSKRIEQMKVDNLAYLEQAKKDGKTIWGFGAPVKGNTLLNYFGIGTQYLDYLVEKNELRRGLYSPGMHIPIVIEKELTKLPDIYYVLAWNFKKEILANNQTLIDQGIEFYFPVDPTEV is encoded by the coding sequence ATGATCTGTCGTGTTTGTGATTCGTCTAACCTAGAACTTGCCATTGATTTAGGACATCAACCTTGGTGTAACCATTTCCTGAAATCCGAAGAAGTAGGGAAAGAACCTTTTTATCCCCTACGAGTTCTTTATTGTCATGATTGTGGGACGGTTCAACTCGATTATACTGTCAAAAAAGAGATTATGTTTGGCGATCATACCTACCTCTCTGGAGTGACAAAATCCCTCAGTGAACACTTCAAAAATATTGCTCAAGAAATAGACGATCGCTTCTTTAAAAATACCCCCAATAAATCTGTTTTAGATATTGGATCAAATGATGGAACGCAATTAAAACATTTTCAAGCATTAGGATACGATGTTTTAGGGGTAGAATCTTCAAAAACCACCGCTAAAATTGCCACTGATGCTGGCGTTCCTACTCTCAATGATTTCTTTAATTTAGAAGTTGTTAAACGGCTGGATCGTCAATTCCATGCTATTAATGCAGCCGGGGTATTTTTCCACCTAGAAGAGTTACATTCTGTCACCGAAGGTATCCGCGAAGCCTTACGAGAAGATGGGGTTTTTGTTGTCCAATTTTTGTACATGAAACGCATTGTTGATAACCTCGCTTTTGATCAGATTTATCACGAACATTTACTCTATTACAATCTCAACACCATTGAAGTCTTATTAAACCGTCACGGACTATCCATGTTTGATGCCTATTTATCTCCTATTCACGGCGGATCAATCATTGGTTTTGTCACCCACAAAGGAACAAAAGAACCGAGTGAAAGACTCCTCAAAATGCGTCAAGCAGAAGTCGATGAAAAAAGCAATGAATTGTCTACCTATTTAGACTTTTCCAAGCGCATTGAACAGATGAAAGTTGATAACTTAGCCTATCTCGAACAAGCCAAAAAAGACGGTAAGACAATTTGGGGATTTGGTGCTCCCGTTAAAGGCAATACCCTCTTAAATTACTTCGGAATTGGCACGCAATACCTTGATTATTTAGTCGAAAAAAATGAACTGAGACGAGGACTCTATTCCCCTGGAATGCACATCCCCATTGTTATCGAAAAAGAACTGACAAAATTACCAGATATTTATTATGTATTAGCTTGGAACTTCAAAAAAGAAATTTTAGCTAATAATCAAACCCTCATTGATCAGGGGATAGAATTTTATTTCCCGGTTGATCCGACGGAGGTTTAG
- a CDS encoding toll/interleukin-1 receptor domain-containing protein produces the protein MTNNSSKSSVFISYSRRDKTFVQKLHHALNEGKRDIWVDWEDIAPTEDWREAIAQGIQSADNFLFIISPDSVKSIECNKEIDHAIKCNKRLVPILYREVEDNSVRPELAKHNYIFFQNEESFFENLEKLEQALDTDLAYIKEHTYLLSRAILWQQKQRDPSYLLQGTALKEAQEWITHSLNQTPRPTQLHNDYIITSIQKSKQFLRRIAIVVGALGLIAFASFLVALSERNQAKEAELKAKSEEVKALTGWAQARLLRHEQLDALINIIRAVDKLKDLPQSSSEETFSDFAQIPIHDQVEQTLRQVVYTLQELNHLQADQKTIYDVQFSPDHRWIASASADTKVNLWKNNQRQTSLLHQGVVWRIGFSPDSQMMVSASEDKTVKLWQLNPQGNWTLKQTLIHPVPVRSVTFTFTDQCSQTGQKIASAGTDGLIRIWNLEGKLQRTFQAHTGTINDLKISPNCQTLASASEDRTAKLWTLDGQKKATLLGHENQVWTINFSPDGQRIVTGSFDTTIKLWDQTGQLLKTLEGHANWVMSVIFSRNSQEIVSGGEDAMLKFWSREGDLFASLLSPHGDIGSINISADNQYLVFTGDSGKMSLWQQGGSVIEILRGHTSGVTGVHFSPDGQLMASVSNDQTVKLWQFDPQAKRMELQQTLEYRKGEPEGGLKNVNFTPDGQYLITTSYDNTLQSWNVKKALTHSSIQGEIIAKNNTVVNRFRISSDGKRLALASADGTIKLWDLKSQKLLKILTTNQSPSLTNNGINQCQKIQQGYPPQSTDVAFSKNNQYLVASYSDGCLKLWNLEGQLIQEFRGHPQWINALRFSPDGQLLATTSRDNTIKLWQWEKTQFKIDQPTKILKGHQDWVWNVAFTSDGKKLASGGKDNTVKLWNITTQSPSDQSDLIVTLQSHIDWVTSVDFSPCNQDNKDYPNCHQRLQLASASADQTIIFWKMEEVLRIETKDNHETALQSLFKKGCQWLSVYLETNPDTPEASDIRSACGETKPPSDQPGNKILSPDQ, from the coding sequence ATGACGAATAACTCTTCTAAAAGCAGTGTTTTTATTTCCTATTCTCGTCGAGATAAAACCTTTGTTCAAAAACTCCATCACGCTTTAAATGAAGGAAAACGCGATATCTGGGTAGACTGGGAAGATATTGCCCCGACGGAAGATTGGCGAGAAGCGATCGCTCAAGGGATTCAATCTGCTGACAATTTTTTATTTATTATTAGTCCTGATTCGGTTAAGTCTATAGAATGTAATAAGGAAATTGATCATGCTATTAAATGCAATAAGCGATTAGTCCCGATTTTATATCGAGAGGTTGAGGATAATAGTGTTCGACCAGAACTAGCCAAACATAACTATATTTTTTTTCAAAATGAAGAGAGTTTTTTTGAAAATTTAGAGAAACTAGAGCAAGCTTTAGATACTGATTTAGCTTATATAAAAGAACATACTTATCTGTTGAGTCGAGCTATTTTATGGCAACAAAAACAGCGAGATCCTAGTTATTTATTGCAAGGAACCGCGCTCAAAGAAGCTCAAGAATGGATTACCCATAGTCTAAATCAAACGCCTAGACCGACCCAACTACACAATGATTATATTATTACCAGTATTCAAAAAAGTAAACAGTTTTTACGCAGAATTGCTATTGTCGTTGGGGCATTAGGATTAATTGCTTTTGCTTCTTTTTTAGTGGCTTTGTCAGAACGAAATCAGGCTAAAGAAGCAGAATTAAAAGCTAAGAGTGAAGAAGTTAAAGCCTTAACAGGATGGGCTCAAGCAAGGCTTTTAAGACATGAACAATTAGATGCGTTAATTAATATTATTAGAGCGGTTGATAAACTGAAGGATTTACCGCAATCTTCTTCTGAAGAAACCTTTTCTGATTTTGCTCAAATACCAATTCATGATCAGGTTGAACAAACCCTAAGACAAGTGGTTTATACCTTGCAAGAATTAAATCATTTACAAGCTGATCAAAAAACCATTTATGATGTACAATTTTCCCCAGATCATCGATGGATTGCTTCTGCTAGTGCAGATACTAAAGTCAATCTCTGGAAAAATAATCAACGACAAACTAGCTTGCTTCATCAAGGCGTTGTGTGGCGGATTGGGTTTTCTCCTGATAGTCAAATGATGGTTTCTGCTAGTGAAGATAAAACCGTTAAATTGTGGCAACTTAATCCTCAAGGCAATTGGACTCTTAAGCAAACTTTAATCCATCCTGTTCCTGTGAGATCTGTTACCTTTACTTTTACGGATCAATGTTCACAAACTGGTCAAAAGATTGCTTCTGCGGGAACTGATGGTCTGATCCGAATATGGAATTTAGAAGGAAAATTACAAAGAACCTTTCAAGCGCATACAGGAACAATTAATGATCTCAAAATTTCTCCCAATTGTCAAACCCTTGCTAGTGCTAGTGAAGATAGAACGGCTAAATTATGGACGTTGGATGGACAAAAAAAAGCGACTCTTCTTGGACATGAAAATCAAGTTTGGACTATCAATTTTTCTCCCGATGGTCAACGAATTGTGACGGGGAGTTTTGATACGACGATTAAGCTGTGGGATCAAACGGGACAACTACTAAAAACCCTCGAAGGACACGCTAATTGGGTCATGAGTGTTATTTTCTCCCGTAATAGTCAAGAAATTGTTTCCGGTGGTGAGGATGCTATGCTGAAATTCTGGAGTCGAGAGGGAGACTTATTTGCCTCTTTATTAAGTCCCCATGGGGATATCGGAAGTATTAATATTTCGGCGGACAATCAATATTTAGTCTTTACTGGAGATAGTGGCAAAATGAGTCTATGGCAGCAGGGAGGAAGTGTCATTGAAATTCTACGCGGCCATACTTCTGGTGTCACGGGGGTTCATTTTTCGCCTGATGGACAATTAATGGCTTCAGTGAGTAATGATCAAACGGTAAAATTGTGGCAATTTGATCCCCAAGCAAAGCGCATGGAATTGCAGCAAACGCTGGAATATCGCAAAGGAGAACCCGAAGGAGGACTGAAAAATGTTAATTTCACTCCCGATGGTCAATATTTGATTACGACAAGTTATGACAACACTTTACAATCTTGGAATGTTAAAAAAGCTTTAACCCATTCTTCTATTCAAGGAGAAATTATTGCCAAAAATAATACGGTTGTTAATCGTTTTAGGATTTCATCTGATGGTAAACGATTGGCGTTGGCAAGTGCAGATGGGACGATTAAACTGTGGGATCTCAAGTCTCAAAAATTGTTAAAAATTTTGACAACTAATCAATCTCCATCCTTGACGAATAATGGGATCAATCAATGTCAGAAAATTCAGCAAGGATATCCTCCTCAGTCTACAGATGTGGCGTTTTCAAAGAATAATCAATATTTGGTTGCTTCTTATTCTGATGGTTGCCTAAAACTTTGGAATCTTGAGGGTCAATTGATTCAAGAATTTCGGGGTCATCCACAATGGATTAATGCGTTAAGATTTAGTCCTGATGGCCAGTTATTAGCGACCACGAGTCGAGATAATACGATTAAGCTTTGGCAGTGGGAAAAAACCCAATTTAAGATCGATCAACCGACTAAAATTTTGAAAGGTCATCAAGACTGGGTTTGGAATGTGGCTTTTACGTCTGATGGAAAGAAATTAGCGTCAGGGGGAAAAGATAACACGGTTAAACTTTGGAATATTACTACTCAATCACCATCGGATCAATCGGATCTTATTGTTACACTTCAAAGTCACATTGATTGGGTAACATCCGTTGATTTTAGTCCCTGTAATCAGGATAATAAAGATTATCCTAATTGTCATCAAAGGCTTCAATTAGCCTCAGCAAGTGCCGATCAAACAATTATTTTTTGGAAGATGGAAGAGGTATTACGGATTGAAACAAAAGATAATCATGAAACAGCCTTACAATCGTTGTTTAAAAAAGGGTGTCAATGGCTTTCTGTGTACCTGGAAACCAATCCAGATACACCAGAAGCGAGTGATATTCGTTCCGCTTGTGGAGAGACTAAACCTCCGTCGGATCAACCGGGAAATAAAATTCTATCCCCTGATCAATGA
- a CDS encoding lipase family protein, translating into MKVKRRQILLGGIATGITATMGRDYKILQQKQQLQALAKQQLPQNQESLLKAAFEGDAQNIYRGQKIINSLQLTPPNIAYNREISKILIQCSRIATEQYITGKTLSNYDGSIQQLPSYSSNLDRYTQIASFQGREVQISRSVTVDIPPTNLGNFSDPLQESLDDTENEVGQVIQEVVQIRKEAPVYFGFVLSSPENSIIVFRGTQTNREWINNFTALQTDYTDPISGQYFGKIHEGFLRNYLRIIKPIPRIIAQQLDSTVPCYITGHSLGASLAVLGALDIALNVPQLHPNIQLYTYASPRVGNPTFAKLHAQYVPNSYRVINLADVIPFMPPTESLGIYVHVGQEWSFLSHQGDFMPNHVVDTYRTAINQEVETDRLRNYPISGIT; encoded by the coding sequence ATGAAAGTGAAGCGTAGACAAATTTTATTGGGTGGTATCGCAACGGGAATTACTGCCACAATGGGGAGAGATTACAAAATTCTCCAACAAAAACAACAATTACAAGCCTTGGCAAAACAGCAACTGCCCCAAAACCAAGAAAGTCTTTTAAAAGCAGCTTTTGAAGGCGATGCTCAAAATATCTACAGAGGGCAAAAAATTATTAATTCTTTGCAGTTAACTCCTCCTAATATTGCCTATAATCGAGAGATTTCTAAAATCTTAATTCAATGTAGTAGAATCGCCACAGAACAGTATATAACCGGGAAAACGCTTTCAAACTATGATGGGTCAATTCAACAACTTCCTTCCTATAGCTCCAATTTAGATCGCTATACTCAAATCGCTTCTTTTCAAGGTCGAGAAGTGCAAATATCCAGAAGCGTTACTGTTGATATCCCACCGACTAATTTAGGAAATTTTTCAGATCCCCTCCAAGAAAGTTTAGACGATACTGAAAATGAAGTCGGACAAGTCATTCAAGAAGTAGTACAAATCAGAAAAGAAGCTCCTGTCTATTTTGGATTTGTGTTATCCTCTCCTGAAAACAGTATTATTGTTTTTCGAGGAACGCAAACGAATCGGGAATGGATTAATAATTTTACGGCTCTCCAAACAGACTATACTGACCCCATTTCTGGTCAATATTTTGGCAAAATTCATGAAGGCTTTCTCAGGAATTATTTAAGAATTATTAAACCGATTCCTCGAATCATTGCGCAACAACTTGATTCGACTGTTCCTTGTTATATCACAGGGCATAGTTTAGGGGCTTCTTTAGCGGTTTTAGGAGCGTTAGATATTGCCCTTAATGTTCCTCAATTACACCCTAATATTCAACTTTATACCTATGCAAGTCCTCGGGTGGGTAATCCGACTTTTGCTAAACTTCATGCTCAATATGTTCCTAATAGTTATCGGGTGATTAATTTAGCGGATGTTATTCCTTTTATGCCCCCCACTGAATCCTTAGGAATCTACGTTCATGTTGGACAAGAATGGTCATTTTTATCTCATCAAGGTGACTTTATGCCCAACCATGTTGTTGATACCTATCGCACTGCAATTAACCAGGAGGTTGAAACTGATCGCCTTCGTAATTATCCGATTTCAGGAATAACTTAA
- a CDS encoding SDR family NAD(P)-dependent oxidoreductase, with translation MKLLGKTGLITGASRGIGRAITLELAHQGFKRLLLVARDAKQLTAVAAEVEAMGVDVVIIALDLTQLTAVNIAISQAWRDYGPIDLLVNCAGVAHQTSFLKAQLSQVQNELNLNLMGTYAITRLVARRMAQRQQGTIVNVSSLMGKIAAPTMATYSATKFALLGFTEALRGELAPYNIRVVALLPSLTNTDMIADLEWFRWMKPVSPKKVAQALVKGLQHNRREILVGWQSHLAVWCQRLVPRLIEQISVMAAPLSRVPQVRPLESLQLTRSPF, from the coding sequence ATGAAACTACTAGGAAAAACAGGACTAATCACCGGAGCTTCCCGTGGGATTGGACGAGCGATCACCCTAGAATTAGCCCACCAAGGCTTTAAACGCCTGTTATTAGTAGCCCGTGATGCCAAACAACTCACTGCTGTCGCCGCAGAGGTTGAGGCGATGGGAGTAGACGTGGTTATTATCGCTTTAGATCTCACCCAACTCACTGCCGTCAATATCGCCATTAGCCAAGCTTGGCGCGACTATGGTCCGATTGATCTGTTGGTTAACTGTGCTGGTGTAGCCCATCAAACGTCCTTTCTTAAGGCTCAATTGTCCCAAGTTCAAAATGAACTCAATCTCAATTTAATGGGAACCTATGCCATTACTCGCTTAGTGGCGCGACGCATGGCGCAACGCCAACAAGGAACGATCGTCAATGTGTCGAGTTTAATGGGGAAAATTGCGGCTCCCACCATGGCCACTTATTCCGCAACTAAATTCGCTCTTTTAGGCTTTACTGAAGCTTTACGGGGAGAACTCGCTCCCTATAACATCCGTGTCGTCGCCTTACTGCCTTCTCTAACGAATACGGATATGATCGCAGACTTGGAATGGTTTCGCTGGATGAAACCCGTTTCTCCGAAAAAAGTTGCCCAAGCTTTAGTTAAGGGGTTACAACACAACCGACGAGAAATTTTAGTGGGATGGCAAAGCCATCTAGCGGTCTGGTGTCAACGCTTAGTTCCAAGGTTGATCGAACAGATTTCCGTCATGGCAGCACCTTTGTCTCGTGTCCCTCAAGTTCGGCCTTTAGAGTCATTGCAGCTAACGCGATCGCCTTTTTAG
- the serA gene encoding phosphoglycerate dehydrogenase, translated as MAKVLVSDTIDQVGIDILSQVAQVDVKTGLPDEELIKIIPDYDALMLRSGTRVTQEIIEAGTQLKIIGRAGVGVDNIDVKAATRQGIIVVNSPEGNTIAAAEHALAMMLSLSRHIPAANESVKANKWDRKRFMGAEVYKKTLGVVGLGKIGSHVANVAKAMGMKLLAFDPFISQDRAEQLGCTLVDLDLLFSESDYITLHVPKTPETAHLINAEALAKMKPTTRIINCARGGIIDENALADAIASGQIAGAALDVFEEEPLGESKLRGLENVILTPHLGASTAEAQVNVAIDVAEQIRDVLLGLPARSAVNIPGLTPDVMEKLRPYLQLAETLGNLVGQLAGGRIERLTVRLQGELATNKSQPLVVASIKGLLSQALRERVNYVNAAIEAQERGIRVIETRDAAQRDYSGSIHLSAQGSMGEHSVTGVLLGDGEIRITDVDGFPINVPPSNYMLFTVHRDMPGIIGKIGSLLGGFNVNIASMQVGRKIVRGDAVMALSLDDPLPEGLLSEITKVAGIRDAYTVKL; from the coding sequence ATGGCAAAAGTTCTTGTATCCGATACCATCGATCAAGTTGGAATTGATATCCTGTCCCAAGTTGCCCAAGTAGATGTCAAAACCGGCCTTCCTGATGAAGAATTGATCAAAATAATCCCCGACTACGATGCCCTGATGCTAAGGTCAGGAACCCGCGTCACTCAAGAAATTATTGAAGCCGGAACCCAACTAAAAATCATTGGACGAGCAGGAGTTGGAGTTGATAACATTGATGTCAAAGCGGCTACTCGTCAAGGGATCATCGTGGTCAACTCCCCCGAAGGCAACACCATCGCCGCCGCCGAACACGCCCTCGCCATGATGTTATCCCTCTCCCGACACATTCCCGCAGCCAACGAGTCCGTTAAAGCCAACAAATGGGATCGTAAGCGGTTCATGGGGGCTGAAGTCTACAAAAAAACCCTAGGGGTGGTGGGACTAGGCAAAATTGGCTCCCATGTTGCCAACGTAGCTAAAGCCATGGGCATGAAACTACTGGCATTCGACCCGTTTATCTCCCAAGACCGCGCCGAACAATTGGGTTGTACCCTCGTCGATCTTGATTTACTCTTCTCCGAATCGGATTATATTACCCTCCACGTCCCCAAAACCCCCGAAACCGCCCACCTGATCAACGCCGAAGCCTTGGCTAAAATGAAACCCACCACCCGGATTATTAACTGTGCCCGGGGGGGTATTATCGATGAAAATGCCCTAGCCGACGCGATCGCATCAGGACAAATTGCCGGAGCCGCCCTCGATGTCTTTGAAGAAGAACCCCTCGGAGAATCTAAACTAAGAGGTCTAGAAAACGTCATTTTAACCCCCCATTTAGGCGCGTCCACCGCCGAAGCCCAAGTCAATGTCGCTATCGATGTCGCCGAACAAATTCGGGATGTTCTGCTCGGTTTACCCGCCCGTTCCGCCGTCAATATCCCTGGACTCACCCCCGATGTCATGGAGAAATTGCGTCCCTACCTACAATTAGCGGAAACCTTGGGCAATTTAGTCGGACAATTAGCTGGCGGTCGCATCGAACGCTTAACGGTACGACTCCAAGGGGAATTAGCCACCAACAAGAGTCAGCCCCTCGTCGTCGCCTCCATCAAAGGACTATTATCCCAAGCCCTACGGGAACGGGTCAATTACGTCAACGCAGCCATCGAAGCCCAAGAACGGGGCATCCGAGTCATCGAAACGCGAGACGCTGCCCAACGAGACTATTCAGGTTCTATCCATCTGTCCGCCCAAGGATCAATGGGAGAACACTCGGTAACAGGGGTGTTATTGGGTGACGGAGAAATTCGCATTACCGATGTGGATGGCTTCCCCATCAATGTCCCTCCCAGTAACTATATGTTATTTACAGTCCACCGCGATATGCCGGGTATTATCGGGAAAATTGGCTCCTTACTCGGAGGTTTTAACGTCAATATCGCCAGTATGCAAGTAGGACGGAAAATCGTTCGGGGTGATGCCGTGATGGCGTTGAGTCTCGATGATCCCCTTCCCGAAGGACTGCTATCAGAAATTACCAAGGTGGCTGGCATTCGAGATGCCTATACCGTTAAACTATAG